The following are encoded in a window of Amaranthus tricolor cultivar Red isolate AtriRed21 chromosome 2, ASM2621246v1, whole genome shotgun sequence genomic DNA:
- the LOC130806346 gene encoding uncharacterized protein LOC130806346 gives MTETQMEWNPYMTSARALLNEHPRTAYIGGITCFDIVEIYLPERTVRQLCFAQAIFPSPLRPTQALRSAQGSYSVTFTSPSMYTEMWSRFPYCAHVVEQALRRASVPSEAAPEYINRFRVSSHSFLIPGEGPATAFDVADNRVEYFAAEFLCRLAPLLRMPSIVQMKPRERHTADMYLDELRELFAEWQAFRGHNP, from the exons ATGACAGAgacacag ATGGAGTGGAATCCGTACATGACTTCTGCTAGGGCtttattgaacgagcacccacgcaccgcctatatcggtggtatcacctgttttgatatcgtggaaatctatttgcctgagaggacagtCAGACAACTCTGTTTTGCACAGGCCATTTTTCCCTCGCCGctgagacctacccaagctTTGCGATCGGCACAGGGTTCCTACTCAGTGACATTCACTTCTCCGTCTATGTACACggagatgtggagtaggttcccttaTTGTGCCCACGTAGTTGAGCAGGCACTGCGTCGGGCatcggttccatcagaggctgcccCTGAGTACATTAATCGGTTTAGAGTGTCTTCCCACTCATTTCTCATCCCAGGTGAAGGACCTGCTACTGCGTTCGATGTAGCGGATAACAGAGTCGAATAT TTTGCAGCTGAATTTCTATGTAGACTTGCGCCATTGCTCAGGATGCCATCTATTGTGCAAATGAAGCCTCGGGAAAGACATACTGCTGATATGTATCTAGATGAACTTAGAGAGTTGTTTGCCGAATGGCAAGCGTTTAGAGGGCACAACCCTTAA